In Mycobacteriales bacterium, a single window of DNA contains:
- a CDS encoding ACT domain-containing protein — MSYLLRVLLPDRPGMLGAVASALGEAGADILSVDVVERSAGVAVDDLIVELPPGKLADTLVSAAVSVPGVSVESIQRYYAGSGDAHRELELLEALATSPERSAELLVSGAPRIFRAGWAVVVRYDERGPLVEAASPAAPDLADVDLPWLPLARVQVLDPTARWVPSDWGTLGTELAAAPLGDPDRAVLVGRPGGPAWRPAELMRLAHLAGIAVTVAAQAAPPPQQRTRR, encoded by the coding sequence GTGTCCTACTTGCTGCGCGTTCTGCTGCCGGATCGGCCCGGCATGCTGGGCGCGGTCGCGTCGGCGCTCGGTGAGGCCGGGGCCGACATCCTCAGCGTCGACGTCGTGGAGCGCTCCGCTGGGGTCGCCGTGGACGACCTCATCGTCGAGCTGCCGCCCGGGAAGCTGGCCGACACGCTGGTCAGCGCCGCGGTCTCGGTGCCGGGGGTGAGCGTCGAGTCGATCCAGCGCTACTACGCCGGGTCGGGGGACGCGCACCGCGAGCTGGAGCTGCTGGAGGCGCTGGCGACCTCGCCGGAACGCTCGGCCGAGCTGCTCGTCTCCGGGGCGCCGCGGATCTTCCGGGCCGGCTGGGCGGTCGTGGTCCGGTACGACGAGCGCGGGCCGCTGGTCGAGGCCGCGTCGCCGGCCGCGCCGGACCTGGCCGATGTCGACCTGCCCTGGTTGCCGCTGGCGCGCGTGCAGGTGCTGGACCCGACCGCGCGCTGGGTGCCCTCGGACTGGGGCACGCTCGGGACGGAGCTCGCGGCCGCGCCGCTGGGCGACCCGGACCGGGCCGTGCTGGTCGGCCGCCCGGGCGGGCCGGCCTGGCGCCCGGCCGAGCTGATGCGGCTGGCGCACCTGGCCGGGATCGCGGTCACGGTCGCCGCCCAGGCCGCACCGCCACCCCAACAACGCACCCGCCGCTGA
- a CDS encoding methionine synthase, which yields MTEVEWTGVATGIGSLPGTDPAEAVRIVLGELPGMPHVPELPARGVGADMVGRGATFLVDLPVDVQPSGWRLVDHPGRDSRRAADLLARDLDTLEDLAQDYAGPLKLQVVGPWTLASTLELHYGDKAVSDPGAVRDLIQSLSEGVRRHVADLAGRLPNAQIVLQLDEPWLPAVLTGQVPTASGFGTLRTIEEQVARDGLIDVITAATSAGAVRTVAHCCAPRPPVQLFRDAGVGAVSLDASLLKTVDEEAIGTGVEAGLGLWLGVVPGTDAELGDLGDTVRAVRGIWSRFGFPATLLPTAVVLTPACGLAGASPPYARAAMRRVREAAHALAEDPEG from the coding sequence GTGACCGAGGTGGAGTGGACGGGCGTGGCGACCGGGATCGGCTCGCTGCCCGGGACGGATCCGGCCGAGGCGGTCCGGATCGTGCTCGGCGAGCTGCCCGGAATGCCGCACGTGCCGGAGCTGCCGGCCCGCGGGGTCGGCGCCGACATGGTCGGGCGGGGCGCGACGTTCCTGGTCGACCTGCCGGTGGACGTGCAGCCCTCCGGCTGGCGGCTGGTCGACCACCCCGGCCGCGACTCCCGCCGGGCCGCCGACCTGCTCGCCCGCGACCTCGACACCCTCGAGGACCTGGCCCAGGACTACGCCGGACCGCTGAAACTGCAGGTCGTGGGCCCGTGGACGCTCGCGTCGACGCTGGAGCTGCACTACGGCGACAAGGCCGTCTCCGATCCCGGCGCGGTCCGGGACCTGATCCAGTCGCTGTCCGAGGGGGTCCGGCGGCACGTCGCCGACCTGGCCGGACGGCTGCCGAACGCGCAGATCGTGCTGCAGCTGGACGAGCCGTGGCTGCCGGCGGTGCTGACCGGGCAGGTACCGACCGCGAGCGGGTTCGGCACGCTGCGGACGATCGAGGAGCAGGTCGCGCGGGACGGGCTGATCGACGTGATCACGGCGGCGACCTCGGCCGGCGCCGTCCGTACGGTCGCGCACTGCTGCGCGCCCCGGCCGCCGGTCCAGCTGTTCCGGGACGCCGGGGTCGGCGCGGTCTCGCTGGACGCGTCGCTGCTCAAGACCGTCGACGAGGAGGCGATCGGCACCGGGGTCGAGGCCGGGCTCGGCCTCTGGCTGGGCGTGGTCCCGGGTACGGACGCGGAGCTGGGCGACCTGGGCGACACGGTCCGGGCCGTCCGCGGGATCTGGAGCCGCTTCGGCTTCCCCGCCACCCTGCTCCCCACCGCCGTCGTCCTCACCCCGGCCTGCGGCCTCGCCGGCGCGTCCCCGCCGTACGCCCGCGCCGCGATGCGCCGCGTCCGCGAAGCCGCCCACGCCCTGGCCGAAGACCCCGAAGGCTGA
- a CDS encoding helix-turn-helix domain-containing protein, translated as MYAEAAPPADLAGHLRCSWTRVTGGSGTVLPDGCLDLMWVGGALMVAGPDSVVARSEVRPGVEIAAVRFRPGAAPAVLGLPASDLRDRRVPLAELWADGALLERQVSDASDRVAELTDAVRRRLADAPAPDPVALAVAGQLGRRSAGVAGLAAWTGLSERQLHRRCLTAFGYGAKTLDRVLRLQRFLALGRSDPDAGLARLAVEAGYADQPHLTRDCHTLAGTTPARLLR; from the coding sequence ATGTACGCGGAGGCGGCACCCCCGGCGGACCTCGCCGGCCACCTGCGCTGTTCCTGGACCCGGGTCACCGGCGGGTCCGGGACGGTGCTGCCCGACGGCTGCCTGGACCTGATGTGGGTCGGCGGCGCGCTGATGGTCGCCGGGCCCGACTCGGTGGTCGCCCGCAGCGAGGTGCGGCCCGGGGTCGAGATCGCGGCGGTGCGGTTCCGGCCGGGCGCGGCGCCGGCCGTGCTGGGGCTGCCCGCGTCCGACCTGCGGGACCGGCGGGTGCCGCTGGCCGAGCTGTGGGCGGACGGTGCGCTGCTGGAGCGGCAGGTGTCCGACGCCTCGGATCGGGTCGCGGAGCTGACCGACGCGGTCCGGCGCCGGTTGGCCGACGCTCCCGCGCCGGATCCGGTCGCGCTGGCCGTCGCGGGGCAGCTCGGGCGCCGGTCGGCCGGGGTGGCCGGGCTCGCGGCCTGGACCGGGCTGTCGGAGCGGCAGCTGCACCGGCGCTGCCTGACCGCCTTCGGGTACGGCGCGAAGACCCTGGACCGGGTGTTGCGGCTGCAGCGGTTCCTCGCGCTGGGCCGGTCCGATCCGGACGCCGGGCTGGCCCGGCTGGCCGTCGAGGCCGGCTATGCGGACCAGCCTCACCTCACCCGCGACTGCCACACCCTCGCCGGAACGACGCCGGCCCGCCTCCTCCGCTGA
- the mnmA gene encoding tRNA 2-thiouridine(34) synthase MnmA: MKVLAAVSGGVDSAVAMARAVDAGHDVTAVHLALARNPASTRTGARGCCTLEDARDARRAADVLGVPFYVWDLAERFHADVIDDFVAEYAAGRTPNPCLRCNEKIKFAAVLDRALALGFDAVVTGHHARLDGGVLRRSVDPAKDQSYVLAVLTAAQLAHAVFPLGSSTKESVRAEAAARGLAVADKPDSHDICFIADGDTRGYLQRALGDRPGALVDAETGAEVGRHDGAYGFTIGQRRGLGLDRPDGEPRYVLSIEPVGGTVTVGPGSRLDVGSVTGSRPVWTSGSVPSSSFGCLAQLRAHAAPVPAAVTVGPDSVEVRLLSPVRGVATGQAVVLYDDDAVLGSATISATAPIPVPAGASVVRA; encoded by the coding sequence ATGAAGGTGCTCGCCGCCGTCTCCGGCGGGGTCGACTCGGCCGTCGCGATGGCCCGCGCGGTCGACGCCGGGCACGACGTGACCGCGGTGCACCTCGCGCTGGCCCGCAACCCCGCCTCGACCCGGACCGGCGCCCGTGGCTGCTGCACGCTGGAGGACGCCCGCGACGCCCGCCGCGCCGCGGACGTGCTCGGCGTCCCGTTCTACGTCTGGGACCTGGCCGAGCGGTTCCACGCCGACGTCATCGACGACTTCGTCGCGGAGTACGCGGCCGGCCGGACCCCGAACCCCTGCCTGCGCTGCAACGAGAAGATCAAGTTCGCGGCGGTGCTGGACCGGGCGCTCGCGCTCGGCTTCGACGCGGTCGTCACCGGACACCACGCCCGGCTCGACGGCGGGGTGCTGCGGCGCTCGGTCGACCCGGCCAAGGACCAGTCGTACGTGCTGGCGGTACTGACCGCGGCGCAGCTCGCGCACGCGGTCTTCCCGCTCGGGTCCTCGACCAAGGAGTCGGTGCGGGCCGAGGCCGCCGCGCGCGGGCTGGCGGTCGCCGACAAGCCCGACTCGCACGACATCTGCTTCATCGCCGACGGTGACACCCGCGGCTACCTGCAGCGGGCCCTCGGCGACCGGCCCGGGGCGCTGGTCGACGCCGAGACCGGGGCCGAGGTCGGCCGGCACGACGGCGCGTACGGGTTCACGATCGGCCAGCGGCGCGGGCTGGGATTGGACCGTCCCGACGGCGAGCCCCGGTACGTGCTGTCGATCGAGCCGGTCGGCGGGACCGTGACGGTGGGCCCGGGGTCGCGGCTGGACGTCGGGTCGGTCACCGGTTCGCGTCCGGTCTGGACGTCCGGGTCGGTGCCGTCGTCGTCCTTCGGGTGCCTGGCCCAGCTGCGGGCGCACGCCGCGCCGGTGCCGGCGGCCGTCACGGTCGGCCCGGACTCGGTCGAGGTCCGGCTGCTCTCGCCGGTACGCGGCGTGGCCACCGGGCAGGCCGTCGTCCTCTACGACGACGACGCCGTCCTCGGCTCCGCCACCATCTCCGCCACCGCGCCGATCCCCGTCCCCGCCGGAGCCTCTGTCGTCCGCGCCTGA
- a CDS encoding cysteine desulfurase family protein — MHYLDHAATTPMLPEAAEAVAAAFRDTGNPSSLHAAGRRARRVVEESRERLAAVVGAKPYEVVFTGGGTEADNLAVKGIFWARRAADPRRRRLLVSAIEHHAVVDSVEWLERHEGALVTWLPVDPYGRVRPETLRAALAEPDDVALVSVMWANNEVGTVQPIAALAAIAAEHGVPFHTDAVQAVGAVPVDFGASGADALALTGHKLGGPVGAGALLLGRDVECAALLHGGGQEREVRSGTLNTAAIVGLAVATEAAVTNRPATMARVAQLRDELVAGVRARVPDAVLSGDPADRLPGNAHFAFPGCEGDSLLMLLDARGVECSTGSACSAGVAQPSHVLLAMGAEAELARGSLRFSLGHSSTSSDVDALLAVLPGAVERSRRAVLAASR, encoded by the coding sequence ATGCACTACCTGGATCACGCCGCGACGACCCCGATGCTGCCGGAGGCGGCCGAGGCCGTCGCCGCCGCCTTCCGCGACACCGGCAACCCGTCCTCGCTGCACGCCGCCGGCCGCCGGGCCCGTCGCGTCGTCGAGGAGTCGCGCGAACGGCTGGCCGCCGTGGTCGGGGCCAAGCCGTACGAGGTGGTCTTCACCGGCGGCGGGACCGAGGCCGACAACCTCGCGGTCAAGGGCATCTTCTGGGCCCGCCGGGCCGCCGACCCGCGCCGCCGCCGGCTGCTGGTCAGCGCGATCGAGCACCACGCGGTCGTCGACTCGGTCGAGTGGCTGGAGCGGCACGAGGGTGCGCTGGTCACCTGGCTGCCGGTCGACCCGTACGGGCGGGTGCGGCCGGAGACGCTGCGCGCCGCGCTGGCCGAGCCGGACGACGTCGCGCTGGTGTCCGTGATGTGGGCCAACAACGAGGTCGGCACGGTGCAGCCGATCGCGGCGCTGGCCGCGATCGCGGCCGAGCACGGGGTGCCGTTCCACACCGACGCGGTGCAGGCCGTCGGGGCGGTTCCGGTCGACTTCGGCGCGTCCGGCGCGGACGCGCTCGCGCTGACCGGGCACAAGCTCGGCGGGCCGGTCGGCGCCGGCGCGCTGCTGCTCGGCCGGGACGTCGAGTGCGCGGCGCTGCTGCACGGCGGCGGGCAGGAGCGCGAGGTCCGCTCGGGCACCCTGAACACCGCCGCGATCGTCGGGCTGGCGGTCGCGACCGAGGCCGCGGTGACGAACCGGCCCGCGACCATGGCCCGGGTGGCGCAGCTGCGGGACGAGCTCGTCGCCGGCGTACGGGCCCGGGTACCGGACGCGGTGCTGTCCGGCGACCCGGCCGACCGGCTGCCCGGCAACGCGCACTTCGCCTTCCCCGGCTGCGAGGGCGACTCGCTGCTCATGCTGCTGGACGCGCGCGGGGTCGAGTGCTCGACCGGGTCGGCCTGCTCGGCCGGCGTCGCGCAGCCCAGCCACGTGCTGCTCGCGATGGGGGCGGAAGCGGAGCTGGCCCGCGGCTCGCTGCGGTTCTCGCTCGGGCACAGCTCGACCTCGTCCGACGTGGACGCGCTGCTGGCCGTACTGCCCGGGGCGGTGGAGCGGTCCCGGCGGGCCGTGCTGGCGGCGTCCCGATGA
- a CDS encoding MFS transporter produces the protein MTDGIFARPYRVATVGIVGLISLIAFEAVAVATALPTAVRELNGLAYYGWSFSALLVTSMVAMVISGELSDRFGPRAPVLIGTASFLAGLLVAGFAPDMGVFLLGRALQGVGVGLLIVVMTVMVGDQYPEQLRPQVFGAISAAWVLPALIGPVIAGALAQGPGWRWVFLGLVPLVVTALASLTPTLRRSRRPEHPVPPRRARRVAAVGAALGVAAVQWALQDLSWVRVPVLLAGLVLLVVSLRSLLPRGTGAVRRGVPAVVAFRGLMAGVFTSIESLVPLTLTLVHGYSPTAAGVPLTVGALGWSAASYWQGRHGHVPRHRLIRACFVLIFIAAAGLAVVAQPWSPAWVIYPVWIAGGAGMGLGMSSVSVLLLSFSPPAERGVNSSALQLSDGVGSALCIGLGGALVAASARGLLPLNRAAAALDLAMAAVALAGVVLAGRARPAVRAASRRPDTEVVR, from the coding sequence ATGACCGACGGGATCTTCGCGCGCCCGTACCGGGTCGCGACGGTCGGGATCGTCGGGCTGATCAGCCTGATCGCGTTCGAGGCGGTGGCGGTCGCGACCGCGCTGCCGACCGCGGTCCGGGAGCTGAACGGGCTGGCCTACTACGGCTGGTCGTTCAGCGCGCTGCTGGTCACCTCGATGGTGGCCATGGTGATCTCGGGCGAGCTGAGCGACCGGTTCGGCCCGCGGGCGCCGGTGCTGATCGGCACCGCGTCGTTCCTGGCCGGGCTGCTGGTGGCCGGGTTCGCGCCGGACATGGGCGTGTTCCTCCTCGGCCGGGCGCTGCAGGGCGTCGGGGTCGGGCTGCTGATCGTGGTCATGACCGTGATGGTCGGCGACCAGTACCCGGAGCAGCTGCGGCCGCAGGTCTTCGGCGCGATCTCGGCCGCCTGGGTGCTGCCCGCGCTGATCGGGCCGGTGATCGCGGGCGCGCTGGCGCAGGGGCCGGGCTGGCGCTGGGTCTTCCTCGGGCTGGTCCCGCTGGTGGTGACGGCGCTGGCGTCGCTGACGCCGACCCTGCGGCGCAGTCGCCGGCCCGAGCATCCGGTCCCGCCGCGCCGGGCCCGCCGGGTGGCCGCGGTCGGCGCCGCGCTCGGGGTGGCGGCCGTGCAGTGGGCGCTGCAGGACCTGTCCTGGGTGCGGGTGCCGGTGCTGCTGGCGGGACTGGTCCTGCTGGTGGTGTCGCTGCGCTCGCTGCTGCCGCGGGGGACCGGCGCGGTCCGGCGCGGGGTGCCGGCCGTGGTCGCGTTCCGGGGGCTGATGGCCGGGGTGTTCACCTCGATCGAGTCGCTGGTGCCGCTGACCCTCACGCTCGTGCACGGCTACTCGCCGACCGCGGCCGGCGTACCGCTGACGGTCGGCGCGCTCGGCTGGTCGGCCGCGTCGTACTGGCAGGGCCGGCACGGGCACGTACCCCGGCACCGGCTGATCCGGGCCTGCTTCGTGCTCATCTTCATCGCCGCCGCCGGCCTCGCGGTGGTCGCCCAGCCCTGGTCGCCGGCCTGGGTCATCTACCCGGTCTGGATCGCCGGCGGCGCCGGGATGGGGCTGGGCATGTCGAGCGTCTCGGTGCTGCTGCTGTCGTTCAGCCCGCCGGCCGAGCGCGGGGTGAACTCCTCCGCGCTGCAGCTGTCCGACGGCGTCGGCAGCGCGCTGTGCATCGGGCTCGGCGGCGCGCTGGTGGCCGCCAGCGCCCGCGGTCTGCTGCCGCTGAACCGGGCCGCCGCCGCCCTGGATCTGGCCATGGCCGCGGTCGCGCTGGCCGGGGTCGTGCTGGCCGGCCGGGCCCGGCCGGCTGTCCGGGCGGCCTCACGCCGGCCGGACACCGAAGTCGTACGCTGA
- a CDS encoding electron transfer flavoprotein subunit alpha/FixB family protein: MASVLVLVEHAEGTVKKVTLELLTAARTIGEPVAVVVGAPGSAAALTGKLAEYGAGTVVVAETDAVDKHLVTPQVAVLTDLVASESPAAVLLASSAEGKEIAARLAIRTRSGILTDAVGLDGDGTATQSVFGGAVVVKSRVKTGTPIITVRPNSVTAEAAPAEASTRSVEVTLDDAARGATVLERVVEEKGSRPALTDASIVVSGGRGMGSGDNFVLVEALADSLGGAVGASRAATDAGWYPHQNQVGQTGVTVSPQLYVAVGISGAIQHRAGMQTSKTIVAVNKDPEAPIFELVDFGVVGDLFQVVPQLTEEVGKRKN; this comes from the coding sequence ATGGCATCCGTTCTCGTCCTCGTCGAGCACGCCGAGGGCACCGTCAAGAAGGTCACGCTGGAGCTGCTCACCGCGGCCCGCACGATCGGCGAGCCCGTCGCGGTCGTCGTCGGCGCACCCGGCAGCGCGGCGGCCCTGACCGGCAAACTCGCCGAGTACGGCGCCGGCACGGTCGTGGTCGCCGAGACCGACGCGGTCGACAAGCACCTGGTCACCCCGCAGGTGGCCGTGCTGACCGACCTGGTGGCGTCCGAGTCGCCGGCCGCGGTGCTGCTGGCCTCGTCCGCGGAGGGCAAGGAGATCGCGGCCCGGCTGGCGATCCGGACCCGGTCCGGCATCCTCACCGACGCCGTCGGCCTGGACGGCGACGGCACCGCGACCCAGAGCGTCTTCGGCGGCGCGGTCGTGGTGAAGTCCCGCGTGAAGACCGGCACGCCGATCATCACGGTGCGGCCGAACTCGGTCACGGCCGAGGCCGCCCCGGCCGAGGCGAGCACCCGGTCGGTCGAGGTCACCCTGGACGACGCCGCCCGCGGGGCGACCGTGCTGGAGCGGGTCGTGGAGGAGAAAGGCAGCCGCCCGGCCCTCACCGACGCCTCGATCGTGGTCTCCGGCGGCCGCGGGATGGGCTCCGGCGACAACTTCGTGCTGGTCGAGGCGCTGGCCGACTCGCTCGGCGGGGCCGTGGGCGCGTCCCGGGCCGCCACCGACGCGGGCTGGTACCCGCACCAGAACCAGGTCGGCCAGACCGGCGTCACCGTCTCCCCGCAGCTGTACGTCGCGGTCGGCATCTCCGGCGCCATCCAGCACCGGGCCGGCATGCAGACGTCCAAGACGATCGTCGCGGTGAACAAGGATCCCGAGGCGCCGATCTTCGAGCTGGTCGACTTCGGCGTCGTCGGCGACCTGTTCCAGGTCGTCCCGCAGCTGACCGAGGAGGTCGGCAAGCGGAAGAACTGA
- a CDS encoding electron transfer flavoprotein subunit beta/FixA family protein, whose protein sequence is MDIVVLVKQVPDTWAERKLQETDKTLDRESVDAVMNEIDEYAVEEALRLKEAHGGEVTVLTMGPERAAETIRKALSMGADKAVHVSDPALHGSCAVQTAETLAAALGTIPFDLVVLGSESTDARLSVMAAMLSEKLGLPQLSGARKVTVEDGTVTIERQTETGYDRVQGATPAVVSVVEKINEPRYPSFKGIMAAKKKPVTTVTVADLGLDAGSVGLANATSEVLEMTPRPPRQAGQIVKDEGDGGAKIAEFLAAQKLL, encoded by the coding sequence GTGGACATCGTCGTACTGGTCAAGCAGGTGCCCGACACCTGGGCCGAGCGCAAGCTCCAGGAGACGGACAAGACGCTCGACCGCGAGTCGGTCGACGCCGTCATGAACGAGATCGACGAGTACGCGGTCGAGGAGGCGCTCCGGCTCAAGGAGGCCCACGGCGGTGAGGTCACCGTCCTCACGATGGGCCCCGAGCGGGCGGCCGAGACGATCCGCAAGGCGCTGTCGATGGGCGCGGACAAGGCCGTGCACGTCAGCGACCCGGCGCTGCACGGCTCCTGTGCGGTGCAGACCGCCGAGACGCTGGCCGCGGCGCTCGGCACCATTCCTTTCGATCTGGTGGTGCTCGGGTCGGAGTCGACCGACGCCCGGCTGTCGGTGATGGCCGCGATGCTGAGCGAGAAGCTCGGCCTGCCGCAGCTCTCCGGCGCCCGCAAGGTCACGGTCGAGGACGGCACTGTCACGATCGAGCGGCAGACCGAGACCGGCTACGACCGGGTCCAGGGCGCGACGCCGGCCGTGGTGAGCGTGGTCGAGAAGATCAACGAGCCGCGGTACCCGTCGTTCAAGGGGATCATGGCCGCGAAGAAGAAGCCGGTCACGACGGTGACGGTGGCCGACCTCGGCCTCGACGCCGGCTCGGTGGGCCTGGCCAACGCGACCAGCGAGGTGCTCGAGATGACCCCGCGGCCGCCCCGGCAGGCCGGTCAGATCGTCAAGGACGAGGGTGACGGCGGCGCGAAGATCGCCGAGTTCCTCGCCGCCCAGAAGCTGCTCTAG
- a CDS encoding class I SAM-dependent methyltransferase translates to MCEASSVHPTLQLTGERTLPGIPAENYWFRRHEAAYDAVLPFCLGAVVLEAGCGEGYGADRIATVAQTVLGLDYDRAAVGHVARAYPRVRPVRGNLAGLPVADGAVDVVASLQVIEHLWDQPGFLAECARVLRPAGTLLLTTPNRLTFSPENRPLNPFHHRELDPAEFTTLLTEGGFEVSRLLGLRHRPRLRRLDKRFGSLVEAQLAGPPGTWHPELRRAVAGVRTADFVLEPGDLDTCLDLVAVAVRRAS, encoded by the coding sequence ATGTGCGAGGCTTCGTCGGTGCATCCGACCCTCCAGCTCACCGGAGAGCGCACCCTGCCGGGCATCCCGGCGGAGAACTACTGGTTCCGCCGGCACGAGGCCGCGTACGACGCGGTGCTTCCGTTCTGCCTCGGCGCGGTCGTCCTGGAGGCCGGCTGCGGCGAGGGGTACGGCGCGGACCGGATCGCCACGGTCGCGCAGACCGTGCTCGGCCTGGACTACGACCGGGCCGCGGTCGGGCACGTGGCCAGGGCGTACCCGCGGGTGCGGCCGGTGCGGGGCAACCTGGCCGGCCTGCCGGTCGCGGACGGCGCGGTCGACGTCGTCGCCAGCCTGCAGGTGATCGAGCACCTCTGGGACCAGCCCGGCTTCCTGGCCGAGTGCGCCCGGGTGCTGCGCCCGGCCGGCACGCTGCTGCTGACCACGCCGAACCGGCTGACGTTCTCGCCGGAGAACCGGCCGCTGAACCCCTTCCACCACCGCGAGCTGGACCCGGCCGAGTTCACCACGCTGCTGACCGAGGGCGGCTTCGAGGTCAGCCGGCTGCTCGGGCTGCGGCACCGGCCGCGGCTGCGCCGCCTGGACAAGCGGTTCGGCTCGCTGGTCGAGGCGCAGCTGGCCGGGCCGCCCGGGACCTGGCACCCGGAGCTGCGGCGGGCGGTCGCCGGGGTCCGGACCGCGGACTTCGTGCTCGAGCCCGGCGACCTGGA